From the Candidatus Cloacimonadota bacterium genome, the window TTTCGAACCGATTATCCTATCCCGCATATCCGACTCAAAACCGTTCATCACAGAGGAAACAACAAGCAGGGAAAAGACTCCGATGATAATTCCGAACAAGGAAAGCATATTGGAAAAAGTGAAGAATATTTTTTTTCTTCCCCGCAAATACCTGATCGCCAGACTTAAATAAAACATTCATACTTCCAATTTTTTGAAACTCCAAACTATCTGAAAAACAGGGAAATTTGAGTCAAGTTTTAAAAGTAACTAAAAATTTGTTCCGTTTTTAAATGGGTACAACAGCTCGATAAAATTCCGCAGTACCTTCTAATATCAAGTTTTTAACACCAGCAGATATGAAAATCGATTCACCCTTTTTTACTTTTAGATTTTTGTTGGAATTCCAGTAAATTTCAGAATTTCCTTTTGTGCAGAGCAAAATTTGGGAACATTTGGTTTCTTTGATGTTAAAATGATTTTTATCAGAATTTTTCAGAAAAGAGAGTTCAAATTCTCTTGCCGGAGTTTGATAAATAAACTCATTTCTTCTTTGTTGTTTGGGTTTGATAATAACTGTTTTTCCAGACGAGAAGGAGAGCGTTTTAAGAAGTTCCGGCACATCGACATGTTTGGAAGTCAATCCACCGCGCAGCACATTGTCGGAATTTGCCATGATCTCGATTCCTGCTCCATGCAGATATGCGTGCAGAATTCCGGCATTAAGATAAAGAGCTTCTCCGGGCTGGAGTTTAATGACATTCAATAAAATGGGAGCAAAAATTCCAACATCTGCGGGATATTTCAGAGAAAGTTTTAAAATCCATGCAAAAATAAGTTTTTCATTTTGAGTGCGAGGAGTTTTATTAGATGTTTCTCGAATTAAAGAATTAACAAATACGGTTTTTTCTTTTGCGGTTGATTTCATTAGACTGGTAAAAAAGTGTTTCAAAGAATCTTCTGAAGGATCTTTTTGAAGTTCGACTGTTCCGGGCAGAATTTTAACAAGATCGAGATAAGTTAAAATTTCAACAATCTCATTTACATCCCTGAATCCGCACATCGCATCGAAGGGTGTTAAAGCACAGATCAATTCCGGTTTGTGATTATCGTCTTTGTAGTTTCGAGTTGGAGAATCCAGAGAAATTCCAGCTTTGTTTTCACGGTTAAATCCCTCTTCTGCCTGTTTTAAATTCGGATGAACCTGGATGGATAAAGGTTCTTCAGCAGCTAAAACTTTGAATAAAAACGGTAGTTTATTGTTGAAATTGGACGCAACTTCAGAACCTAAAATTGTTTCAGGGTTTTGTTTTATCAGATCAGCAAGAGAAATTGTTTTATCGTTTTTTGAAATTTCTGAAGGAGCTTTGGGATGGGCTCCCATCCAGAGCTCGGCTTGAGGTTCTGCATCCGGATTTGTAAATCCGAGAAGTTCCGGAATAAAAGTTTTTGAGCCCCAGACATATTTCTGGATCTTGTTTTTTAATTTATAGATAAACATATTTATATTACTCTAAAAAA encodes:
- the manA gene encoding mannose-6-phosphate isomerase, class I, coding for MFIYKLKNKIQKYVWGSKTFIPELLGFTNPDAEPQAELWMGAHPKAPSEISKNDKTISLADLIKQNPETILGSEVASNFNNKLPFLFKVLAAEEPLSIQVHPNLKQAEEGFNRENKAGISLDSPTRNYKDDNHKPELICALTPFDAMCGFRDVNEIVEILTYLDLVKILPGTVELQKDPSEDSLKHFFTSLMKSTAKEKTVFVNSLIRETSNKTPRTQNEKLIFAWILKLSLKYPADVGIFAPILLNVIKLQPGEALYLNAGILHAYLHGAGIEIMANSDNVLRGGLTSKHVDVPELLKTLSFSSGKTVIIKPKQQRRNEFIYQTPAREFELSFLKNSDKNHFNIKETKCSQILLCTKGNSEIYWNSNKNLKVKKGESIFISAGVKNLILEGTAEFYRAVVPI